The DNA segment GCTCCGCTCGCTCACGGGAATCGTCAGCCAGGACACGGTGCTCTTCAACGACACCGTGCGTAACAACATCGCGTACGCGTCGGCCGAAAAGTTCTCGCAGGAGCAGATCGAGCGCGCGGCACGGGCGGCAAACGCGCACGACTTCATCATGGCGCTGCCGCAGCAGTACGACACCGTCCTCGGCGAGCGCGGCACACGGCTCTCCGGCGGCCAGCGGCAGCGTCTCGCGATCGCGCGCGCGCTGCTCGTCGACCCGCCCATCCTGATTCTCGACGAAGCGACGTCGGCCCTCGACACCGAGTCCGAGCGCCTCGTGCAGGAAGCCGTGGATCGCCTGCTGGCCGGCCGCACGGTGTTCGTCATCGCGCACCGCCTCTCGACGATCACGCACGCGAACATGATCCTCGTGCTCGACCACGGACGGATCGTCGAGCGAGGCACGCACGCCGGTCTCCTCGCCGAGCGCGGTGCGTACTATCGGCTGCATGCGCTGCAGTTCCGCGACGAGCACGTCGCGGCGGGCGTCTGACGATGCGAGTCCTCTTCTACGTGAGCAGTCGGGTCTGGTCCGCGGCGGCGCGCGTCGCGATAACGGCCGCCAAAGGACTCGCCGCGAAAGGACACGAGGTTGCCGTCGCCTGTGCCGAGGGAAGCCAGCTCGCCGCGCGCACGTCCGACGCGCGCATCGACGCGGTCACCATGGGAAAATCGGCCTCGGCCGCCGGCGACGCCTGGGATCTCAAGCGCGCGATGGAACATCGCTCGATCGAGGTCGCGATCGTCACGAACGAACGAGACCATCTCGTCGTCGCCTCCGCCCGATTGCTCGGAAATCGCGGAGCGATTCTGCGACACGTCCGGCCGCTCGAGCGAATCCAGCCCGGGCGCGGCGGAAAGATCGCGCTCAAGCTCGCCGCATCGGGATTGATCTTCTCGAGCGAAAAGGACGCGACTGAAGCGACGGGCCTCAAGGGCTGGGCGGTTCCTCCGTGCGTCGCGCCGCTCGGGGTCGACCCGTCGGGATTCGATTCCGCCGAGCCGATGTCGCGTGGCGAAGTCGGTCTGGCCAACGACGCGCTCCTCATCGCGTGCTCGTACGAGCCGTCGGGACGCGCCCGAATCGCGACTGTGCTCCGCGCGCTCGCCCTGCTCACGCCGCGGCACCCGGAGCTCCACGCCATGGTGTTCGGGCCCGGGTCGCTGGACGAAGCGCTCCGCATGCACGCGTCCGCGCTCGCCGTCGGCGCGTCGGTCACTTTCCTCGGCGAAGTCGATGACGCTCCATCGGTGATGCGCGCGGCGAACATCGGTTGGGTTGCCGCCGAGGGAGATGCCGGCGCGTACGCGTGTCTCGACGCGATGGCGTGCCGCCTTCCCGTCATCGCCGAGCGAAACATGCTCACGCAGCAATACGTCGCCGACGGGATCACGGGCCTCCTGCTCGCGCAGGGCGATCCGCCCGACACCGCGTCCGAAGTCGCCGAGTTCATCGCCGACCGAGCGCGTTGCGCCGCGATGGGGAACGCCGGACGCGCACGGGTGCAGCGCGAATTCTCGGAGAGCGCGATGATCGAAGGCTTCGAGCGCGCGATCAACGCTGCCGGCGATCGCGTGAGGCAGGCCAGTTGAGCGCGACCGACGCAATGAGCCCCCCGCCGTCGCTCGCCCACCGCGCCGAATACGCGGCGCTGCGCAGCGCCGTGGCCGCCGCCGCGACGCTCAGCTTCACTCGCGCCGGCTCGATCGGCGAAGCGATCGGCCGGTTGGGCTTTTCTCCGTTCGGGATTCGACGGCGCGTCGTCGAGCGCCAAGTCGAAGCGGCGCTCGGGCTCACCGACCGTGATGAGATCGAGCGTATCGCGCGCGCGGCGTACGGAAGCCTGGGACGAACGAGCGTCGAGACGGCGATTCTTCCATCGCGCTCGCGCCAGCAAATCATCGAGCTGTTCGAGGATGTGCACGGCTGGAGCATCGTCGAAGAGCGATTGGCGCGCGGCAAAGGGCTGATCGTCATCACGGGGCACCTCGGCAACTGGGAGCTGGGCGGCGCGTACATCGCCGCGCGCGGCGTGCCGATCGACGCGGTCGCGAGACACATGGCGAATCCGCTCTTCGATCGGTACCTGACCAGGACGCGCGAGCGGATCGGCATGTCGATCATTCACGACGAGGAGGCCGTGAAGCGCGTACCGCGCTCGCTGCGCGGCGGGCGGGCGGTCGCATTTCTCGTCGACCAGGGCGCGGTCGGTCTCGCGTCGACGTGGGTGCCGTTCTTCGGACGTCTCGCCAAAACGCCGCGTGGACCCGCGGTGTTCGCGCTGCGGCTCGGCGCGCCGATCGTATTCGGCGTCGCGGTGCGACGGCCGTCCGGGCGCTACGTCCTCACGTTCGAGGCGATCGATCCGGTCGAAACCGGGGACCGCGAAGCGGATGTCGATCGCATCGTCGCCGATTACACGCTCGCGCTCGAGCGGCACGTGCGTGGCGCGCCGGAGCAATACTTCTGGCACCATCGCCGTTGGAAGCACCAACGTCCCGGAACGCCGCCGGAGCTCGGAGACCCGCTGTGAGCCGCGCAACCGATCGTCTGTTCGGCGATCGGCGCGCCTGGTTCGGCGCGGGCGTCGTCTTACTTCTCGTCGGGCTTGCT comes from the Gemmatimonadaceae bacterium genome and includes:
- a CDS encoding glycosyltransferase family 4 protein, whose protein sequence is MRVLFYVSSRVWSAAARVAITAAKGLAAKGHEVAVACAEGSQLAARTSDARIDAVTMGKSASAAGDAWDLKRAMEHRSIEVAIVTNERDHLVVASARLLGNRGAILRHVRPLERIQPGRGGKIALKLAASGLIFSSEKDATEATGLKGWAVPPCVAPLGVDPSGFDSAEPMSRGEVGLANDALLIACSYEPSGRARIATVLRALALLTPRHPELHAMVFGPGSLDEALRMHASALAVGASVTFLGEVDDAPSVMRAANIGWVAAEGDAGAYACLDAMACRLPVIAERNMLTQQYVADGITGLLLAQGDPPDTASEVAEFIADRARCAAMGNAGRARVQREFSESAMIEGFERAINAAGDRVRQAS
- a CDS encoding lysophospholipid acyltransferase family protein; protein product: MSPPPSLAHRAEYAALRSAVAAAATLSFTRAGSIGEAIGRLGFSPFGIRRRVVERQVEAALGLTDRDEIERIARAAYGSLGRTSVETAILPSRSRQQIIELFEDVHGWSIVEERLARGKGLIVITGHLGNWELGGAYIAARGVPIDAVARHMANPLFDRYLTRTRERIGMSIIHDEEAVKRVPRSLRGGRAVAFLVDQGAVGLASTWVPFFGRLAKTPRGPAVFALRLGAPIVFGVAVRRPSGRYVLTFEAIDPVETGDREADVDRIVADYTLALERHVRGAPEQYFWHHRRWKHQRPGTPPELGDPL